A window of Liolophura sinensis isolate JHLJ2023 chromosome 4, CUHK_Ljap_v2, whole genome shotgun sequence genomic DNA:
GGCTTCAGTTCTGCCTTCCAGCAGATTTGGATATTTTCTTTGAACACTTCTAATTTGCTTAAAACTAGGATAACTTCTTTTTTGAAGGTTaaagtgaaacttttttttcagtagtGCTGGAGCTCCCTCCTCAATGGCTTGTTTCGTTCGACCAGTTTTGCTACTGTAAGCACAAAagttagtaaaaaaaaacaaacaaacgtgTTAATGAGGTTGTGGAGCAGTGTTTAGTGGTAGTCCTACCTCTTTATACTTAATTTTTTAGATGCCCTTCCTAATTATTACTATTTCCCTTTTCTGTAATAAATGTGAATATGCACAAAGACTAAGTAACCCACAGATAAGGAGttctaagctacatgtaacagctgGCTATGTTGGGGTGCTGCAAAAGAACATCTGAGTCACACACTGTGCTACAGAATTACCCAGAAACGTAGACAGCAAATTTGATGTTATCCTTAACCAAAGCAGTTTGCATATTTCTTTCAATTGTGTAAAGAAGGTCTTGGTGATGAAAAAAAAGCACCTCACAATTAAGCTTGGCTGTGTCAGAGGGCTAGATTGCTTATGGGTACGGTTTTTATTACCTTCCTGGGGTTTCACTGCCTTTCATTTAGTGGTATGTTCAATAATGCGCCAGTGCGTTGTGTAACTTATATATCCAGTGTAATATAGCATAACTATCAAGTTATATTCTAGTAGcatacatagagattatcatcacactgtgctGATATGAATCGTCTTATCTGGTAGAGTTCTCTGCGGTTGCGTCGCCGTATCGGCTGAGCCCATGTTGCATGTCACCAGCAGTAGAATGTCCAATAAACTCTAAGGTAAAGTAACGTGAAACAACCTGACCATTGTCCTATATTCGTATGCACAAGTCCAtctgtttttttcacattgcCACTTTCACAGAACAGCAGAACAAATCCATGTTTGACTTTTTGGCACGTTTTAATAGAAGATTCCTGAAGTACGGAGCAATGCCAAACGAACAGACATATGCCTCTTTTTTTTCCTCCCCACATTGGAAGTTTCTCGCGATTTAACTGTCAGGAAACAGCTTATCTAAAGGAAAAGAAGGTGGAATTAACATACAGTTAAttctttatgtatttgaattgtgttgTGCTATATTTTAGTTATGATATTTTTTACCaggtatgcttggggtttaatagTATACTGTCCTTTACATTATTTCTGTCATGACACACCTAAAGACCAGCGCCTTTACCGATGCGGCCAGGACCCCTACCCTTGTTATAGGAAGTATTATATTACTGTATTAAATAGAAGCAccacatttttgtttacatcagtGGTAGGGGTGACCCTGTCCTATACACATTGCATTTAAAAGCGGGCCCTTATCCAATTAAATATACTTATAGGGCATTAAAACAGGCTATGTTTAGTTGATCTTGATTTTAACTTAAGTTTTAATAAAACTCGCTATAAGCAAAAATAGCCAATGATTGGCTTCGCTTCCTAATAGGATATATCCAACATACTCGGGAGCATTGTTTTAATCTATTAtgaattgtgtgttagacgaaaATGCCCAAAAAGACAACTCggtaaaactacttggtctctacgggACAattgacaagtataggcattgtagcaaatgacaggatgaataacATGCACTTTTACCTGCTTACCCCAGCAAAAATCAGTCACTATTTAGGCACTGGATGAACTCCTGGAGGAATTCGAAAAAGACAAGGAAAATGCTGATCCTGAGACATCTGGAGAAAATAGCCATTTACCTTCTGAAGCTGAAAGCTTTCAAGTGATGACAGAGAAGGTTGTTATAGAAGCACCTGTAACTAGATCAGTGGCAACCCAAATTGGAAAGGCACCCTTGAAGACAATATCTAAGAGGTGACTATCTTTCATGacgtgtatacatacataacatgatgtaaaacttatttttgCTATTAGGCCAAAGATATATGTCAGTAAATAATGTGTCATTTAAGTTTGTCTTCTCTTGATAAAGTTTGTATGTTGATCTAGGTGCATTTTATTGTACCTGAACTGTATCACCTATGGCTGCAAAGATTCCAAACAAGTGCACACTGGAAATAATGATGTGAtattatttacctatttctATAGGACACGGCGGATTCAAGCAAAGCCACAAGTGCGAACAGTGGGGATCCAGTGTGATTTATTGAAAGGCAAACCGGTTGCAAAGCCACCTCTGAGAGAATGTGATGATGAAATGAGCGATGACGAAGATGAAGTTGATACCTTTCAAAATGATCCAGATTTTTTAGTGGAAAGTGACCCAGAAGACAGCGGCAGTGAAAGTGATGACGAAACAGTTGCTTTCCCGCTTGGGGAAGTTGTAAGGCCCTCAGACGAAAAACAGTTCCTGGTGTCTGAGTCAGCTTTATGTGCTTTGCTGAAGACCTGTCAGAGGTGTGGAAGACACTGTGATACAGTGGTTCATCACTGCCAAGGCATGATGGTTTCTACCATGTCAACATGTTCTGCTGGTCATGTGTTGGAATGGAAGAGCCAGGCAACCCACAACAGCCTTCCTTGGGGAAACCTAACTACGGCTGCTGCCATATTTTTCAGTGGATCAAATGCTTCCAAGGTATGTGAAAGCaatatgtatttgttatatACCAATAGGAATGCAACACAGTATAGATATTGATGAGTACTAAAAACACACTCATATCATTCAATACCGGAAATAATTTATCATACATATTTCCATCTGCCTACAGGTTATTCGTCTCTTCGAGATACTAAAGCTTCAAACGTTCAGCAAACGGACATTTTTCCGGATCCAGAAATCTTACCTTGTCCCTTCTGTGGTGGAAGTTTGGAACTTTGAGAGAGAGCGAAATGTTGTGGAGAGACTTGGCAAGCAGCTGATCTTGGGAGGTGATGCCCGATGTGATTCCCCAGGATACAGTGCAAAGTATGGGTCTTATAGCCTCATGGACCTAGACTCCCAGACAGTTCTGGACATTCAGTTAATACAGGTAACCCCTCAAAGAATTCTAAATTTTTATCACTGTTTTTGTGTCTTTCGGATTACGgatgatttttctgtttctaATTCTTACCTGTGATTGATAAAAGATTTATTCAATAAATACCTCCATTTCACACAAAGGTTtgaatgtatattatttttcttctcttcaaCAGTGTAATGAAGTAAAAGGCTCAACGCATATGGAGCTTGAGGGCCTGAAGCGTGGGCTACTAAAGTTGAAAGCAGAAAGACTGAATATCAAGTCACTCATCACTGACAGACATGTCATGGTGAAAAAATTTATGAAAGGAGAAGAGGAGATTATTCACAACTTCGATGTATGGCATTTTGCAAAAGGTAAGACTGTCAGCTATGTCACTTATTGTGAGCGTTGATTGTACTTGCTCCTAATGTCAGGTACTAAGATTGACGGTAGGCATTAAACTATTAGAGTGAAACCTATTTGTTGTAAACAAGTCATTGTTGGTTGTCAAACAAGTCATTGTTGGTTAGATATTCTGTTTTACCTCCCCAGGTGTATCGAAAAAGTTAGAGGGTTTGGCAAAGAAAAAGGGGGCAGAGGCTATTAAGCCTTGGATAAAAAGTGTTTCAACACACCTATACTGGGCGGCGTCCACCTCTGCCAATGATGGCGAGATGAAGCTGGCAAAGTGGCAGTCGCTTACCCGCCATATCCGGAACATCCACACACACCCTAGTAAGAGGTATCCGGAGTGCAGACATGGCCCTTTAGAGGATAACCAAAGAAATTGGATGGAAGAAGGTACATGTCAGAACTGACATTCTTTAACTgcatacatttttatgtttttccatTGGTAGTTTTGGTATTGGTGTTTTGAtggtttgcatttatttatctacccTTGAGTAATTTTATGGGATTTGTAATAGCGCAAAATGTCGGTTGTTGGAAATTGTTAAATTTCTAATTTaaaagataacatttttttatgtctgTAATCATTGTAGGTATGAATAATGTCAGTTAATGAacctgtttaaatatttatctgtAATGAATGTTTTGACTTATAAACATATTGTTTGCAGGATCCCGCCCATACAAGCTCCTATGTAGTGTCGTCACCAGCCCATTCCTAATGAAGGACATCGAGAAGTTGTCTCTATTCCATCAGACATATGGTCTCGAGGTGTACCACAATATTGTCAACCATTTTGCACCAAAGAGTACACACTTCTTCTTCGAATCCATGCTGGCCAGGTATGAGGTTTTCTTTGACtttcaaaatgtgcaaaaatgttAGGTGTGCAGGGCTTTATATTCCCCAGTAAATCACAGGGATTATGGCTGTCCGAAAATAAACCCACCATATCCTAAATAAAGACATAgtaagaaaaacacaatcagTAGGCTCACGATAAAATATCTCAACTAAAAAACATGAGACTCATTTTGTTAATGCTCGTAACTCACCtgtgaaatttatgtttttcagaTTGTACTTAGCTGGACTACATTACAATGAGAACAGCTGGAAGCCACGTGACACGACATCAGATGGCAGAGTTCGTTGGCAGCTTTGCTATCCAAAAGCAAAGAAAGGTCTGGAGGCTGTAGTGAAGCCGATTAGCACTGGTCCGTCATTTGGTAAGttttgtgatatacatgtaactaatgtAGACAGACAAGTACAGGTTTTCAGATTAGaatatttacaaacaaattGAACACTTATGTTGAGCAGTCAAAATGTGTGTATATCAATGACAGATTGATTGAATTGTTATATCGTAGATGTAACAAGTGTTCTTTGTTGACAACACAGGATATGAGATGATTAGTAATAAACTAAAATGTGtgatcataaaatataaaggcAAGTACGGCTTTTTGGAATACTTTATTAAAACAATTCAGGTAACACAGCCTAACTAAGCAAAATACACAGTGTAATTGGTCCAACTGTGATTGACAAATGGTTTGCAATAGCTGGCGCTTGTTAACCCCACAGGAAGTCAGATGGTTATTAAAAGCTTACTACGTAGGGGGTCTGCGCAAGATAACCTACGAATTGTTTTTTGCAACTCATGGTTGTTATGAGACAGACTTGAGATGCTGCTATTGATTAATTTTAGAATTAAAAATTaagtcatacatgtgaaaaaatcagcaaaataaaaaagtaaaagaatAGTTAACataagtcaaaaaaaaagaaatcttcttaGTCAGTGctatttttaacaatttgtcTGATGCAACCTTCTTATGGGAGTTTCTTGAGGAAATATTGAAAAACAGAATAAGCATGatctgtttaaatatattaaaatatttttttatatccttCTATGTATGGTAGGATACGTGGACTTGCTCATCCATAACCTCGTCCAGCGAAGAAAAGATCTACCATCCTACCAGGTTGCTCCAGAGGCTCTCAGTAGCTACCTGTCGGTACCTGCCCCTACTACGTCAGGATTCGTACCTGTGGACAAAGCTTGTCTTATAGAGAGACATAAATCACGATTTTCGAAGACAACTAACTCCAATGATGTATGAATCTACGGAAACTTCTTTACGGCACACGATGGTATTGGCTTTCGGTTTCCTCTGCCTAGCTTGTGCCATATCCATCGTGTAAATCTCCTGTATGCGATAAACCTGTACAACCTGGATGAGAAAAGACACAAATATCTTACATGTTTGCAGATATAAAgctaaaattgtttatttatagaTCTATGTATATGTGGGGTGGAGAAGGGGTTGGTGCTATGAGACAATTGATATACTTGGTAAAATAAACAGATCTGTTGTATTTTGTATActtgattatgcatgtatgcaggtctggtgttaatattttcatcattacCCTgtcttgagtttttttttagcaaaagtTGCTAACTACTTTTCAATGCAAATAAACTGAGCTGATATCAAATTGTAGCCCACACGGATACAGCAGTGATGGAGTAATGTTGCCAGGAGCTCTGAAATtaaatcatgctggcttcgatTCATTTCTAGATGTTCATTTTCTTGTCTAACACATGCAATTATGTACTACACATTCGTATAAATGCTATTAAATTAGAAATTTATTCCATGTCACTTACTTGTGTGGTGGATCATTGTCATCGGTGGGGCCATAGTCTTCCAAAAACTCATAAATGGACGTTAGGATGACATGTCtgtttgtacagtttacaataaaGCCTTCGTGTTCTGTGATGCAATTTATATCTAGCTGCTCTTCGTCAGTCATTTCTATTATCCTTGGCACTTCCTGACAGCAAAGGCATTCTACGTTAGTTGGCATAATATCACAGTTCTCACAATcacacctgaaaataaacagatttgataTTCAGAGAAGATCATACATATGTTGGTACAGATTCCTTGATACGATGAGAAGCGGATTCAAAGCTTCAGCTGTCGGCGTAACATATTTGCtgtt
This region includes:
- the LOC135464916 gene encoding uncharacterized protein LOC135464916 translates to MMVSTMSTCSAGHVLEWKSQATHNSLPWGNLTTAAAIFFSGSNASKVIRLFEILKLQTFSKRTFFRIQKSYLVPSVVEVWNFERERNVVERLGKQLILGGDARCDSPGYSAKYGSYSLMDLDSQTVLDIQLIQCNEVKGSTHMELEGLKRGLLKLKAERLNIKSLITDRHVMVKKFMKGEEEIIHNFDVWHFAKGVSKKLEGLAKKKGAEAIKPWIKSVSTHLYWAASTSANDGEMKLAKWQSLTRHIRNIHTHPSKRYPECRHGPLEDNQRNWMEEGTCQN
- the LOC135464404 gene encoding uncharacterized protein LOC135464404; translation: MSDCETDILEIPMCIPPIDPYMYDPIRTDSARGTHEFSPVNRSPHSSDSESDHVDSCQKPEDFRTDNLTWCDCENCDIMPTNVECLCCQEVPRIIEMTDEEQLDINCITEHEGFIVNCTNRHVILTSIYEFLEDYGPTDDNDPPHKLYRFIAYRRFTRWIWHKLGRGNRKPIPSCAVKKFP